The following is a genomic window from Homalodisca vitripennis isolate AUS2020 chromosome 5, UT_GWSS_2.1, whole genome shotgun sequence.
AGATTTAAGTACAACCAGAAATTTatcataaagataaataaatatacatcataacttagcacCTTCAAAAAGTGTTTAACTACTTAATATaagtaactgtctcgtaattgcagtttatagtgtgcaggggctttgaaaacatttatctttTGCCTGATGGCAAGTTACAATAATGGACATAGGATATAAACCTTCTCTGaggaaaaatacataaacatacaaattttcatacttatcggtcaaatagtttacgattctataaagtacatacaaacatttatttatatttatacatttttttcatcgaATGAGGAAGTGCCCACCGCTGTGACAGACTATTTTGCAGGTTTAGACAAAGCCTACTATACCGATGGGTTAAAAAATTTGTACtatgtaatagtaaatatttatttatcaatttctttaaattttttgttcaaatgACTTTGATAACGTATGTTTTAACGTTAAGATGTATAAACAGCAAACTTTAATCACTAATAATCTGTCACCTTTAACTCAAGAGTTAGTTAGTTGCATACAAAATATCTGTTATGACACCATCACGTGTGTATTGCACTATAAAATGGTTGTAGGTTTTTATGAAAGTCATAAACATAATTACATTCAATCCAAGTCAAAATTACAACATACCTGACAGTCAGATCAACAACTGAGACATTGGGGACTGGGACTCGGAAAGCCATTCCTGTAAGCTTGCCGTTCAGAGCTGGGATGACCTTGCCTACGGCCTTGGCGGCTCCTGTGGCAGCGGGGATGATGTTCTGCTGGGCACCACGACCGTCACGCCACAGCTTGCCAGATGGACCGTCAACAGTCTTCTGGGTGGCAGTGGTGGCGTGGACAGTGGTCATCAGACCCTCAACGATCTCAAAATTGTCATGAATGACCTTGGCGAGTGGAGCCAGGCAATTGGTGGTACAGGATGCGTTGGAGACAACCTTGTAAGATGGGTCATACGCGTCCAAATTTACACCAACTACAAACATTGGGGCATCGGCACTGGGGGCAGAGATAATCACCTTCTTCGCACCTCCATCCAAATGAGCCTGAGTAACAATTACACATTTttcagcaaattaaaaaataagcataattgtttgattaaaatttgttgaatGATCAAActtctttacattttatacaacagcaaataaataatatcCTTCCTGTTGAATATGAACTGGGATTACTAATAGGTTTATTAgcttaatttaattcttttattaatttaaactttgaatttaagttatattttttaacaaaattttagttcTTGATTTCatacaaatggtttatttttaaatatttcttttaaacatacCGAAGCCTTGTCAATGGTTGTGAAAACACCAGTGGACTCTACGACATACTCAGCTCCAGCCTTTCCCCAAGGAATGGCTTTGGGGTCCCTCTCGGAGAAGACAGCAATTTTGTTTCCTACAAATTAACGGAGTATTTAATTACTTGCTTACTGTAAGAAAATCTATaatataccaaaattaaatacaaagaaattgatattgtttttgttttatattagctTAGAAGTTAAAAAAGCTCTCGTGATATATGAGAAAAATTTATATAGGAGAAAACGATTGCATAAAAGTAACTTAATGAAAATACATCTCTATAGAGTTTGCAACTGGATACCAAATGGTACATTGACTCACTTAACCTCAATGTAATAGTGTCAATCAGAGCCCTTCTATTATAACCACTGTCGTCCCAACCCAACCACTGCTGTCCCAACCCAACCACAGCTCATTCATCGAGTGGTATACAAATTAACATCCAAACAAGAGGCCAAGGTTAATGtggaaaactatatttaaaactattaagaaaGGGAATATACAAGTGACATATGATGTACTTTCACATAAAAGAactatctatattatttttaagacttCAAAAACAAGATTTTCTTATCAAACCAGCTTATTATATTAGACCTGCAAGGTTAAATCCTTATTATAGGTGAATGATTGGACAAAattggaagagtggaaagtttttcaatatggtaaagaagattgtgtggagttggaacattgggaaagaatcaaaagtattgatgtataaatcttatttccaaccaattttattatatggagcagagacgtggacgtggactaaaaatgatttaagcagattgcaagctgcagaaatgagatttttaagagggatagagaagactacaagaagagatagaataaggaacgaaataactagagaaagattgaaggtagtttcactgcaagagacaatggaaggaagaagaatacagtggatggggcatgtgaagaggatgggagataatagaatgcctagaatagcactgaagaaggaggaaggaggaagaagaccaagaggaagaccgagaggaagatgggaggaccaagtgtggaaagacatagagagaaggggactacagagaatacaggtggatgaagaggagacctggaacgatagactaaagtggaggaggctgtgtacgacgacccgtgagaacggaaacgtctgacgacgatgatgatgatgatgattggACAAAAAAAgtgcaatttaaattattttacagcacaacaaaatatgttttaacctatttttcaataaataacacTTGGTAAACACTAGCTCATAGTTTATAAATTGActtttttcaatatgttttaaaaaataacacttgcATTacgtataacattattttttttattggtgttgtaaattaaatgatttaacaCTCAACACATGATTTCTTTTTATAAAGTCTGATATTAAGTgagaaataagaatatttttcagaGGCAAATATATCACTCACTTACCATTGACAACAAGGTGATCTCCTTCAGCCTTGACTTCTCCCTTGAATCGACCGTGGGTGGAATCATACTTGAACATGTACACCATGTAATCCAATCCAATGAAAGGGTCATTGATAGCAACCACCTGTTCACAAAATACAAATGAGACATATTCTTTGTATCAATGGTGTTCATGTTCTTATTGACAGTGAAACTgaatcatttttatacaatatgaagtaaataaaaacaaaactcacTTGGCCACCCCGTTCCAGGGAAGCTCTCAGCACCAGACGACCGATGCGGCCAAAACCATTGATACCAATCTTGGACATTGTTAAgttctgaaaataatgaaaactgtGTGAAACTCATTTCTAAATAATAGGTtaagaaattacttttttataatgatttagaCATTATATTATTCAGAGAATGATATTCAAGGTTTGAGTATCGTTGAGTGTACAGAGCAGCAGCTGTGTAGTTCTGTAAACATTCACCTTACACCGTCAACAACGAAATAGGTAATTCCTCATTGGTGAATGGCGTATTTGACAGAGAACAATACATGACTTCACAGACAAGGCACAACTGactaactaaaagaaataaaatctgacATGAATTTGTACAAAAAAAGTTCAATAGTTGTGTAAGATAAGCTTGTCCATACTGGTAGAAAAGTAACTGAACATACAAACTAGTGTTTAGATTTGTTAAAAACCGGTTAAAACATAACTGGTATTTAAATGTGATAGGAATTTGCATTTGTAGTACACAGTACCTGTCACTATACagaaagtgtttaaaaaacaaGTGGTAGACACCAAGGTAAAGGTAGAACACAATGATAAActtaatgcaaaataaaacattgtgaaaATTAGTATATTGGGCACTATTTCTCCATCATCCAAGATAAAGccaaacattaaatacaaaaattttaattcttcaagaGAGCTCTTGATAATTGTAATGAAAAGTCATCCTTACTAATTGAATTTTTTAGGTTTACAAGTTTGCAATGCCCCATAttcgaattatttttaaacatcagaAATGAGCTAAAAAGTGACaattgttaacatatttttacacaaGAGAAGTCAGTACGACTGCATCATAATAACCGATCAGATATTGTCAGTTAGTGCCTGTTaaaaccaatcagctgatattaagttAGTTAGTGAACTAAGAATAAACTGCCTGATCAATAcatgtgttttagtaatcagctgttttaaactaaacacacATACTCACATTAACATTGgaactttaattaatttgacaaacgtcagaacaaaaatatatttatcttggtGATTGAGGCCTATTGTGCATTCTCAGAGTATCCCACAGATATTTGAAAACATCCAAATGATATCTGATATTCTCAAATGGCgtgtttagtataattatttttagataagcCCAACTAGTTTTACTAAGACTAAAcctttctaaaaattaaaaatctagcacaacatttttcaaaaattgtgtaTAATTGAATAGGCATCTTACTGTAACTTGTAATATAAGTAATTGAAACTGTTTGTAAAAGTGTTGTACATTTAACTTAAAGACAAGTTGATTATGATGCATAACCTATACATTGCTTAGTGTGCATTCACATTCCATAGTGGAAAAGTgaagtttaaatttcattttgtttataaagaaGACAACCTTAACAGTtggtaaaaaatacaattcaaagcGCAAAAAGTGATCAAAATCTCTTCAAAgcataaaatttgttatattaaatacacaataacaaaTAGGAAGCTAAATTTAGTAACATACAATGTGTTACCACCAACAAGAAAAACATTGGCAAGCAGGACTGAAGAGGTGAGAAGACAAGTTCAAGGTTATACCACTTTACACCTTTCTGGCACATTaccaaaataactaaactaaGTAATTAGTGTAAGTTTATAAATACCTCATTGGGTTATTCATTCTATCTCTTCTTAATATAGCTTTGACTTTAATACGTTTAGAGGCTAGTATATTAACTGTTCACGAAAATACAtaacatcaaattaatttattatatgtattgcAGTGAAAACAAAGACAATTTGACAATGACCACAATGTTTCTGTGTTATTAAGGgtaatataaaagtgtttaaaaacccTACATGATATGATCTATAGTTTTTTGTctacatgtttttttacaaaaaaagtaccGCTTGAGAACAACTTACAGTAGGCTATGGTTATTAAACTTAatcatcattattttatataactctattaattttgttaataataattcatattaattaattaatatgaaattattttataaccgctgaaaattatttaataattacaaaatagtttgaaTTAGCAGTTTtgaacaacaataaaaactaatgcttctttttatgaaataattaagttcatcaaaattttttataaaaactagacAGAATACAACCGTTATGGAATCTCTAAAAAAATGGGCTAAATTTATGTACTCTACAAATTACAAGGTTTAAATACTCTGTGGAGTCATTGAATGAAGAAATgcttgtataaattataattaggcttctttttaaaaatactggGTTTGGATAAGAGGTACACAAAAATGTTccaataaatttcttttatccaTTAAGTTAAAATTGCTAAATCTATAGCGGAGTCTCTCACAATAGTTAATGCAACAACAGTCTATATgcatgttaacatttttttaattaacttgagGGTTTAAATTTGGTGTGGAACCTTGACTTTCTCTATATTGAAATCGAAGATGAAATTAATTGGTCTATTGGGAGGGATATAAAAGTAACAATCTATGAA
Proteins encoded in this region:
- the LOC124362544 gene encoding glyceraldehyde-3-phosphate dehydrogenase 1; translated protein: MSKIGINGFGRIGRLVLRASLERGGQVVAINDPFIGLDYMVYMFKYDSTHGRFKGEVKAEGDHLVVNGNKIAVFSERDPKAIPWGKAGAEYVVESTGVFTTIDKASAHLDGGAKKVIISAPSADAPMFVVGVNLDAYDPSYKVVSNASCTTNCLAPLAKVIHDNFEIVEGLMTTVHATTATQKTVDGPSGKLWRDGRGAQQNIIPAATGAAKAVGKVIPALNGKLTGMAFRVPVPNVSVVDLTVRLGKDATYDDIKAKVKAASEGPLKGILGYTEDDVVSSDFIGDNHSSIFDAKAGIPLNGKFVKLISWYDNEFGYSSRVIDLIKYMQTKD